The following DNA comes from Gemella massiliensis.
TATTTTAGAAGATGCTATGAAAAATAGGATAAACCAAGTATATTATCAATTATCAAGTATGCTGTCTGAAGATATTCGAACAAATAATACATATGAAATTCATCAAAAAATTCAAAATCTCAGTTCTAATAAGGAAGTTTCATATATTATTATTTATGACAATGAAAAAAATGTTTTAGGAAAAACCTTAAAGGAACTGCCTAAGAAGTTATCAGAAGTGAAAGTGGAGAATGATAAATTTAGAATATACCGAAGCAATAATGGGGAAATTATGGATTTTACTTCCGGTATAGATGAAGTAAATATAGGGTATATACGAATAGGATTTTACACAAAAGAAATATACAATTTAACTTATCTTGAGTTTATAAAAATAATAGCATTAAACGTTATAGTTTTTGTATTTTTGTTAATAATAGCATATCGCATATCAAAAATGATAGAAAGACCGGTCGAAGATTTAACAAAAGTAACAAATGAAATAATAAATAAAGGTGATTATAAAAACAAAGTTAATAAATACAGTTATAGCAAAGACTTTTATGAGTTAGTAGATTCCATAAATGAAATGGTAGAGGATAATAGAAGTAATAAAAAAATAAATAATCATTTATTAAATAAAGTTTTTAAGGTTCAAGAAAAAGAAAGAGCAATGCTTTCACGAGAGCTTCATGATGAAGTAAGCCAATCTTTAGCCAGTTTATTGTTTCTATTGAGTAATTTAATTGAAAAGGAAAAAGATGAAACGAAGAAAGAAAGGTTAAATTTAATAAAAAATGAAATAGAACAAAGTTTAACAAATATAAGAAATATTGCGGTGAATTTAAGACCTGCCAGTTTGGAAGAACATGGTTTAAAAGAAACAATTTTAAAATACATTGAAGATTATAAGGAACTCTATAATTTAGATGTTTCATTTGATACCAATTATATTGATTTAAAAAATAGCAATTTTGATATAACTATTTATAGAATTATTCAAGAAACCTTAACAAATATAAGAAAACATTCACAGGCTACAAAAGTTGATATAAAATTTTATATTAATTCGGATTATATATCGTTAGCGATTTCGGATAATGGTGTAGGATTAACTTTAGATAGGGTGGAAAAGGCAAGAAAAGAAGGTAGATTAGGAATTTATGGAATTCGAGAAAGAGTATTGGATTTTGACGGTCAATTTGAATTAGATAATAATTTAGAATATACAACCATTCTAAAATGTAAATTTAGAAGAAATATGGTGGAGGAAAAAATTGATGAAAATATTACTTATAGATGATCATAAATTGATAAAAATAGGAATTAAAGTGTTATTAGAAGATCATTATAGTAAGGAAGTAGTAGAAGATTGTTCAACAGTAGAAGAATCAATGGAAAAGATAAAAAACATGAATTATGATTTAATAATTTGTGATATATCATTATCGGACGGAACAGGATATGACATATTAAAAAAAGTAACTGAACTGAATATTAATTCAAAAGTTTTGGTTTTAAGTATGTATGAAGATAAAAACTATGTAAAAAAAGCTTTGAGATTAGGCGCTAGAGGCTATATAACAAAAAGTAATGCACATGAGGAAATATTAACAGCAATAGATAGAGTTATGAATAATGGTGAAATATATATTAATAAGAAATATAGTGGTATTTTTTATGAATTATATCAAGAAAAAGCAATATCTGAACTTAGTGAAAGGGAAAAAGAAGTGGCAAAATATATTTTAATGGGATATACTTTAACTGAAATAGGAGAGAAATTATTTTTGAGTGTAAAAACGATAGATACTTATAAAAAGCGTCTTATGGAAAAAACTAATACAAAGAAACGAAGTGAATTAGTGGAATATTTAAAACATAATATAATGTTATAAATTACTTATAAATAAAATGGTTATTTTTACTAATAAAAAGAAAATTACAGGATTTATTTAACAGCATAAAAAGATATAAAAGCTATAGATAGTCGGATAAATACCGAGTCTATAGCTTTTATAATATTATTTTGTTTTAGTTTCTAACTGTTTAGAAGTTTTTTTGAATAGTGTTAAACCGATGAAGATAAATGCCAAAATACAAGAAAGAATTAACGCATAAAAACCACCGTTCCAGCCGAATAGATCAACAAGTTTACCCATTACATAGCCTGCACTGGCAGAACCCAGCAGATACCCAAATAATCCGGTAAGCCCTGTTGCCGTTCCTGTAGCGACACGTGGGACAAGATCGGCAGCTTGTAAACCGATCATCATAACAGGTCCATAGATTAAAAATCCAATAGCTACAAGACAAGCATTGTCAATAAGCGGATTGCCCGGAGGATTTTTCCAGTAAATAAACACAGCAATAAGTACACCAACTAAGAATAATAACATAGGGGGAGCACGGTGCCCTTTAAACACTTTATCACTCAAATACCCGCTGGCTAACATTCCAAATATACCGGCATATTCATATAGGAAATAAGCCCAACTTTGTTTATCAACTGAGAAGTGTTTAACTTCTTTTAAATATGTAGGTGCCCAGTCAATAATACCATAGCGTACAAAGTATACGAACACATTAGCGATAGCTATAGCCCATAAAAATTTATTATTAATAATGTATTTAAAGAAAATATCCTTAGCTGATAATGTGTGAGCAGATTCGATTTTTTCTATAATTTTTTCACCTTTCCATTCATCAACAGGAGGTAAACCTTCTGATTCCGGAGTATCTTTCATTAAATAGAACATAATAATTGCCAGAATGATTGCAATTATTGCAGGTAAGTAAAATAATGATTGCCAAGCACCGAATATAGATAATCCTAATAGTGCAAGAGGTCCTATTAATCCTCCACCAAGATTATGAGAAATATTCCACCAACTCCACCAAGCACCACGTTCTGAAGTTGAGAACCAGTTTGTCATTGTTTTAGCTCCCGGAGGATACCCCATACCTTGAAACCAACCGTTAAGTGCGGATAAAACAATCATAAATGTAAGCGATGAAAGTACAGCCGGCACTAACCCGAATATTAAACTAACAAGTGCAGAAGCAACTAATCCGATAGTAATAAAATACTTGGGATTGCTTCTATCCGATACGTTCCCCATAATAAATTTACTAAATCCGTATGCAAGAGATAAAGCAAGAGAAACTTTACCTAAATCAGCTTTAGTATAACCATATTGATCAATTAAATATGGAATAGCAAGAGAAAAATTCTTCCTTATTAAATAGTATGCTGCATACCCTATAAATACACCGGAAAATACTTGCCATCGAAGTTTTTTATATTCAGCGTCCGTCCTAGAATTTTCAATTCTGGGTTTAGGGGTAGATGCCTTAAGAAATGAAAACATATTTTTGTTTCCTCCTTGGTTAAAATATTTTTAATTTGTAACTATAATTATAGAAAACCAGAAAACGATTGTAAAGTTTATAAATCAAAGTTTTTGAGAATTAGAAAAAGCCTTACATTGAATGTAAGAAAATTTCTTACATTAAAATCGTTGACAAGTCAACAATTATGAATTATACTAATTAGGAAAACTATTGACTTATCAATAATTAAAAGGAGTAATTATGGAAGTAGAAGAATTTAGTGACTTACTGTATAACTTAAAGATAATCAATCAACAACTGACGTATTTATTTGAAAATGAAATGGGCGTTAGTCTAACACGTTATCAAATCCTTATGTATTTAAAGGAAAATTCACCGTGTATTCAACGAAAATTATGTGATACATTGCAAATAGATGGCGCAGCTATTACAAGACATTTAAAAATTTTGGAACAAGGAGGGTATATTAAACGAAGTAGAAATGAACAAAATAATAGAGAAATGAATGTGGAGATAACAGAGTATGCTAAAGTGAAAATTGATAACTGTGAGAAAGAATATGACTTAAATAATATATTAAATTCGGAATTTACACATGATGATTTAAAGAATTTAGTATCATTATTAAATAAATTTTAAAAAAATATGAAATAAAGAGGTATTGAAATGAATATTATATCAACAATTTTAACAGTATTGGTAGCACTATTGTTTTTTTATATTATGTATTTAGAAACATTTGCGACAGATTCTCAAAGTACAAGTAGGGTATTTAATATAAGTCAAGAAGAATTAAGAAGACCGGCTTTAAATATATTGTTTAAAAATCAAGGGATTTATAACGGTTTGCTGGGTATTGCTTTATTGTATGGAGCATTTATTTCAAATAATGCTAAAGAAGTTGTAGCTATGTTATTAATATATATTATTTTAGTAGCAATCTATGGTAGTTTAACAAGTGATAAAAAAATCATTTTAAAACAAGGAGGATTACCAATTTTAGCATTAATTTCATTGCTTTTTTAAAATGTAATATAATAGGTAAAAAAATTAGTACACATTAAGTATTAATTTTTTTATTTTGTAATAATAAACTTACTAATTGGGAATAATTATAATGCAAATAAGTAATAACGTTAATATACTTTATAAATGATTTTAAACAAACTGTTAAAGTTAGATATTGTGAGATAAAAATATTAAAGGAAATTTAATAATATTTGTGTCTATGATATTATTATGTATATTATTTATTACATATAATTTTTTATAAAACGCTATAAAAAAACTGGCTTTATAAATTGATATGTTATAAAATAAAGGATGATGATAATAATTTAATTAGGAGGTAAGTATTATGAAAAAAGAGCAAGGTCATCAGTTTTTAAAAAAACTCGGTAAAAAAAGACTAAGGCCCGGAGGAGTGACAGGAACAAATTTTTTATTAGCACATACTAATTTTAAACCGGGAGATAGTGTTCTTGAAGTAGCTTGCAATAGGGGAGTAAATCTCTTGGAATTAGCCGGTAAATATCCGGCGACTGCATTTATAGGGATAGATGTTGATAAAACATCAATACAAGAAGCAACAGAAGTGGCGGTAAAAAAAGGATTTAAAAATATTAAATTTTTACGTGCTGATGCTTTTCATTTAGAATTTCCTGATAATAGTTTTGACTATGTAATTAATGAAGCGATGTTAACAATGTGTAGTAATAAAAGTAAAGACAGAGCACTTAAACAATATTTTAGAGTATTAAAACCGGGAGGATTATTATTAACACACGATATAATATTGATAAATAATTATGAAGAAACAAGAAAAATATTGTCAGATTCAATAAACATCAATGTTTTTCCACTTCCAAAAAATGAATGGAAAGAACTATTTGAAGAACACGGTTTTAAAATTGTAAATTCTCTTCAAGGTGAACTTACTTTAATGACTCCGGAAGGAATGGTTAAAGATGAGGGAATAGCTAATACATTACGAATCGTAAAAAATGGTCTAAAACCTGAGAATAGAGAACAATTTATAAAAATGAAAACGACATTTGGTAAATTGAAAAACGATATGAACTACGTATGTTTTATCAATAAAAAAATTAAAAATGACTAAAATAAAGGAGTATTTAAAAATGAAAATAGGAACTATTTTTAATGAAGCAGGATTATTAAAAACACATGATAGATTTAAATTGGTAAAAAAAGTTGGGAATAAGGGTGATAAAATACCTAAACATAATCATCCGGAAGCATTAGTAATATTTATAGTTGTTAAGGGAAAAGTTGAGGTACATCTTAATGAGACTGAAACTCACATAGTAGAACCGGGAAAAGTTTTGCATTTTGATGGTGATAATTATATTAATGCAGAATTTTTAGAAGCGGGCGAAGTATTTGTTACATTAATTCATAAATAGTGATAAAAATTTGATAAGAATTTTAATAATAAATAAAGGGAGAGTAATAATATGTTAAATCAAGTAATATTGATTGGAAGATTAGTAAAAAAACCGGAATTAAGAGAAAGTGAAAGTGGGAAAAATTATTTAAAAGCAACATTAGCAGTGCAATCTGATTACAAAAATAAAGATGGCGAATATGAAACAGAATTTTTAGAATTTACCACCTTTGGGAAAAATGCGGAAAATACGGTTAAATATTGTGATAAAGGTAGTCTACTAAACATAGTGGGAAACCTTAGTAACAATGTTTATAAAGATAAGAACGGAGTTAATCATTATCAATTATCTATAATTGCTAATAAAGTTTCGTTTTTAAGTAGGGGAAATAAAAAAGAAGAGCAAGCCGGTGATGTTTTTGTGTTAGGGCAATAAAAAATTAAATTAATGAAAATCTTTAGTGTTATAATTGATAAAACACTAAAGATTTTTGTTTGGTTTAATAATACAAAAAAGAGGAAAATATATATATTATTTTACAAATATTTCAGCAAGGGTTAGTAGTGGTATTAGGCTCGTTTTTGTCCTTTGCGGTTGATTTCTTAAGGTTGCCATTATTATAGAATTAGCAACAAAAAATATTTCGTATATAAGTATATAATTTATTATACATAAAATATATTGCTAATATTCTATATAAATAGACTGAATACGGGTGGTTTTATTTAACAATCTGTATTATAGCTTAGTGAATATATTATTAAAAATGAATTTTCTCTATTGACAAGCCCAAAAAACTATACTATAATTAGAACCATAAAATTAAATATATGCCTCACGAAATGAGTGAGGTAGAGGTCGCGATTTTTAATAGTATGATAATTGAAAGTATAGGGCTTTATGACATTATCAGAAAGGAAACGTCGCCGAAATGGTATTAATCCTATATTAATATTGTTGGGACTATACTTAATAGGTATAGGACTGTCATAGCCATGTTGTGCTATGTTGAGCTACTAGTATCTTGTTTTGGAGAGATAATTGTTGAAGTATGACTCCGTACAAATATGGTAGATGTTGTGCTTTTTTATTTTTATCTAAGGAGGTTTTATAATGACAAATAATAATAGCAACGCAACAGAAGTAAAAAGAAATCTTAGATCACGTCACATAAGTATGATCGCTATTGGTGGTTGTATCGGTAGTGGATTATTTATGACGAGTGGTCAAGCGATTCATAGTGCCGGACCGGGAGGTGCGATTGTCGCATACCTTTGTATCGGTCTTATGGTGTATTTTTTAATGACATCTTTGGGTGAGATGGCTACGTATTTACCGACTTCAGGGTCGTTTAGTACATATGCTTCACGATATGTGGATCCGTCATTGGGGTTTGCCCTTGGGTGGAACTACTGGTTTAATTGGGTTATTACAGTAGCGGCAGACGTAGAATTATCGGCGTTGGCAGTCAGTTATTGGGAACCGATGCGTATTTTACCAAGCTGGGCTTGGAGTATAATTTTTCTGGCATTAATTATCTTATTAAATTCTTTGAGTGTAAAAGTCTACGGTGAAAGTGAATATTGGTTTGCATTAATTAAAGTAGTAGTAGTTATAATATTTTTAGTAGTAGGTTGTTTAACAATTTTTGGAATTTTGGGCGGTCCTTATATCGGATTTAAAAATTTGACTATAGGAGATGCTCCGTTTATTGGAGAAAATAATTCATTATCAGGACAGATTTTAGCAACACTCGGTGTATTTTTAATTGCCGGATATTCTTTCCAAGGTACAGAATTAATCGGTATTACAGCTGGAGAAAGCGAAAATCCGGAAAAAAGTATCCCAAGAGCTGTAAAACAAGTTTTTTGGAGAATATTAATTTTTTACGTGCTGGCTATTTTGGTAATAGGATTACTTATTCCATATACTTCACCGGACTTATTAGGTGCCGGCAGTACAGAAGAAATAGCAAAATCACCGTTTACCATAGTGTTCAAAAACGCCGGTTTTGCTTTAGCCGCCAGTGTAATGAATGCGGTTATACTAACTTCTATTTTATCAGCAGGTAATTCAGGATTGTATGCTTCAACAAGAATGCTTTATGCTATGAGTAAAGAAAAATTAGCATATCCGATATTTAGTAGAGTAACTAAATATGGTACACCGGTTATTTCTTTGCTTACTACCGCTGCGGTAGTGTTTGTAATTTTTCTGGTTCAACTTACTAATCAAAATGCGTATACTTATATCGTGGCAGCCAGCGGGCTTACCGGATTTATTGCTTGGTTAGGAATAGCAATTAGTCATTATCGTTTCAGAAAAGCATATACAGCCCAAGGGAAAAATTTAGAAGATTTGAAATATCGTGCAAAATGGTTCCCGGTTGGTCCAATTATTGCTTTAGTACTTTGTATTATTGTAATTGTTGGACAGGATACAGAATTAATAACAAAAGGTATAGTAAATTGGAGCGGTATGCTAACCACGTATATGGGAATTCCGATATTTTTATTCTTCTATATATATCACAAAGTAAAATATAAAACTAAAATTATTCCACTAAACGAGGTTGACTTATCTCAAGATGTGGAAACTAAATAATAAATAATAGACATCTTTGATTTTATATCGACCCCAAAAAGTTAGATTTTCTTGGTCTAACTTTTTGGGGCGATGTATTCAAAGGTGTTTTAACTTAAAATTTAATAAAATATAACAAATTTGTTAGTTTTTGTGGTATGATAATAGGGATAAAGAAAATTTTAAAGAAGGAGGAATTTCTGTGAATCTTGAATACCCTTATGACTATAAAAATGTTGAAGATATGGCAAGAAAATATTTATCGCAAGAGCAGATAAATATTATAAAAAAATCATATGAATTTGCAAAAATTGCACATGAGAATCAATTTAGAAAATCAGGAGAACCTTATATCTTGCACCCTATTCAAGTTGCAGGGATTTTGACGGAACTTAAATTAGATTATGCCACTATATGTGCAGGTTTTTTACATGATGTAGTAGAAGATACTAAATTTACATTAGAAGATATTCAAAATGAGTTTGGCGAAGATATTTCCGTAATAGTGGACGGCGTTACAAAATTAGATAAGGTAAAATTTCGCTCTAAAAGGCAATCTCAAGCAGAAAATCATCGTAAACTTTTTGTAGCAATCGCTAAAGATTTAAGAGTAATATTTGTAAAATTAGCCGACAGACTTCATAATATGAGAACCCTTAAATACATGAGGGAAGAAAAACAACGTGAAATAGCCAGCGAAACATTAGAAATTTATGCACCACTTGCTCATAGATTAGGGATAAGTTCGATAAAATGGGAACTTGAAGATACATCATTAAGATATATGTATCCCGCACAATATTTTTCTATTGTCGGTATGATGAAACAAAAACGTAGCGCAAGAGAAGAGAGCATAAGAGAGGCGTGTTTTAGTATTACCGAATTGCTAAGGGAGAATAATATTAAAGCTCAAGTAAACGGAAGACCGAAACATATTTACAGTATTTATAAAAAAATGATAAAACAAAATAAAACGTTTGATCAAATTTATGATTTATTAGCTGTACGTGTATTGGTAGATAGCATTGCTGATTGTTATGCAACTTTAGGACTTGTAAATAACTTGTGGGTTCCTATCCCCGGGCGGATTAAAGACTATATAGCGATGCCTAAACCGAATATGTATCAGTCGTTACATACGACAGTAATAGCACCTGACGGACAAACACTTGAAGTACAAATTAGAACTTATGAAATGCACGAAATAGCTGAAAAAGGTATTGCTGCTCACTGGGCATATAAAGAAGGTAAAAAAGTCAATAAAAAAAATAATTTTTATGAAAAATTAAATTGGTTTCAACAAATGGCTGCTAACGATGAAACTGAAACTACAGCCGAAAGTTTTATGGAATCTCTAAAAGTAGATTTATTAAGTGATAAAATATATGTTTTTACACCGAATAGCGATATCATAGAATTACCTAAAGGCTCATGTATTGTTGATTTTGCTTATGCTATTCATTCAGAAGTCGGAAATAAAATGATCGGAGCGACAGTAAATGATAAGATAGAACCGTTTGATTATAAATTATCTACAGGAGAAATTTGTGATATTAGAACGAGTAAAAATTCTACCGGTCCGAAACGTTCATGGCTTGATATAGCAACATCTTCTCAGACAAAATCAAAAATAAAATCGTTCTTTAAAAAAGCAGCTAGAGAAGAAAACCTAATAAAAGGTGAGATACTTCTTAAAGATGAAATTAAGGCAAATAATTTTGATATTGATGAAGTGTTAACGCAAGAAAATATAGAAATTGTTTTATCTCGGTATAAATTTGCCAGTATTGAAGAACTTTATGCTGCGATCGGATATGGTGGTCTTACTGCCAATAAAGTTGTAACTCGTTTAACTGAAAAACTTCGGAAAGAAAGAATGGCACAAGCTAAACTGGAGAAATTGGTAAATGCGGAAGATGATAATAAAAATATTATTACGGAAACCGGTGTCTATGTAAAGGGTGTTGATAATATTTTAGTAAGACTATCTAAATGTTGCCAGCCAATTCCGGGGGATGAAATAGTCGGTTTCATAACAAAGGGGCGTGGTGTTACAGTCCATAGAAGTAATTGTCCGAATCTTAGTGAAGAAGATAAAGATAGATTTTTAGATGTGGAATGGGTACAAAGTCTTAATCATAGACATTATAGCGTTACATTACAAATCCATGCTTTTGATAGAGATTTATTATTACAGCAAGTATTATTGACATTAAATGAGAGTAGGGTAGAAATAAAAAAACTTAATTCTGAATCTAAACTTAATAAAACATGCGTGATTAATTTAGGAATCTATGTAAAAAATGTTGATGAATGTGATTTTATTATAAAAAAACTAAGACAATTGTCGGATGTTTATAATGTGGAAAGAATAGTAAAATAGGTGAAATATGAAAATAGTATTACAAAAAGTAAAAAAAGCAAGTGTCAGTGTTGATGAGAAAATTGTCGGTACTATAGGTAAAGGGTATTGTCTTTTAGTTGGAGTTCATAAAGGGTCAACGAAAGAAGATGCAAAGTATCTTGCGAAAAAAATAGCGGAAGCTCAATTGTTTGAAGATAAAAATGAAAAATTAAATTTGGGATTAAAGGATGTTGGAGGAAGCATCTTATCGGTATCTCAATTTACCCTTTATGCTGATACTAAAAAAGGTAAAAGACCTAGTTTTACAAATGCGGCAACGGCAGAAAAAGCAAAAGAATTGTATGAAGTCTTTAATGGATATTTAAGGGAAGAAGGTGTCAATGTAGAAACCGGAATATTTCAAACTATGATGGAAGTAAATATAGTAAATGACGGTCCGGTTACTATTATTTATGAAAAATTATCGGCAGGAAATTAATGTATGAAAATAAGAAGAACAAATAATTCAATTTTATTATTAATGTTAGGGTTGATTACCTTATTTTGTTTGTTTGGAGGAATGTATTATTTTTCAAAAAAAATAAATCCGCAAAACATGAATGAAGAAAATAATCTGGCTATATCTAAAGAAATAGAAGTTAGGACAGGACCTGATGACTCCTATCCGTCGCTTAAAAAGATTTTTGCCGGTGACAATGTGAAAATGTTAAGCAAAATGGATGCTTGGTATGAAGTGGAAACTAACGATAAGTATGTAGGTTGGATACCGGGGTGGGCGATATTAGGAAGTGATATAAAAAGTCCGGAAGATAAAAATAAAGAAAAACTTGCTACGTACACCGTAGTAATAAATCCAATAATAAAAAAAGAAGAACAGCCTGATTATAAAAATATTTACCCCAAAAATTATAATTTAGAAATAGCAAAAAAATTACAAAAAAAATTATCGAATGACGGTGTAAAAGTAATATTAACGAGAGAAAATAACGATGTTATTCCGACAAAAGATGAAATTAAGAAAATTTCAGTAGATAATAAAGCGGATGTATTACTTGAATTTGATGTAAACAATGCAACAAATAAAAATAGTGAGGGACTTAAAATACATTATTTAACAACAGAATCATCAAGGATAGCCCGTGCATTAGAAAAAAACTTAAAAACAAGATATATTTCTAAAATATCTTCAGCGGAAAAACAAAGTAACTTTGATCAATTAAGCGAAAATTTACCACAAGTAAAAATTATATCAGGTAATTTAGCTGATAAGGTTGATGTAGATATACTAAATGATAAAATATTTAATGAACAGTATATTACAGCATTAAAAGAAGGTGTTGAATCTTATTTATATTATCTTATTAATATTGATAATTACAATGCCAAGAGAAAAGAGCAGCTCCTAAATCTTCCACAAAAAGGGTTGAATATACCGATGTATTATACTAAACAAGATAATTATAGAAATATTTCATATGGTTTAGACGGTAAGAAAACAATAGAAGAAAATGGAGATGCGATTGTTTCCTTAGCAATGATAGCTAATTATTTAATTGAAGATAATTCGCCAAGTGTTGATGATATTGTGAATTGGGCAGGTAATAAGTATTATATTAAAAATCAAGGAACATATGGAAGTATTGTTTCAGCATTTGCAGACAAGTATAATCTAAAAGTGGAAAAAGTTGATATTGGTAAAATAGAAGATATTGAGCAGGCATTAAAAGATAATAAACCTATTTTAGTACGAATGAAGAGTGGATTGTTTGGGGATAAGGCAACGTATAAAGTTATTCGTGGTTATGAAGATGAAAAATTTTATATTAATGATCCAAATGATGATGATGTTAAGTTGAATAGTTATAACGGATTTACCAAAAATGATGTGGAAAATAATTTATTACAAGCGTGGGCATTCAGCAAATAAAAAATAGTAGGAGCAGAAATTTTTCTGTTCCTACTATTTTTTAAGAA
Coding sequences within:
- the dtd gene encoding D-aminoacyl-tRNA deacylase, with protein sequence MKIVLQKVKKASVSVDEKIVGTIGKGYCLLVGVHKGSTKEDAKYLAKKIAEAQLFEDKNEKLNLGLKDVGGSILSVSQFTLYADTKKGKRPSFTNAATAEKAKELYEVFNGYLREEGVNVETGIFQTMMEVNIVNDGPVTIIYEKLSAGN
- a CDS encoding RelA/SpoT family protein; its protein translation is MNLEYPYDYKNVEDMARKYLSQEQINIIKKSYEFAKIAHENQFRKSGEPYILHPIQVAGILTELKLDYATICAGFLHDVVEDTKFTLEDIQNEFGEDISVIVDGVTKLDKVKFRSKRQSQAENHRKLFVAIAKDLRVIFVKLADRLHNMRTLKYMREEKQREIASETLEIYAPLAHRLGISSIKWELEDTSLRYMYPAQYFSIVGMMKQKRSAREESIREACFSITELLRENNIKAQVNGRPKHIYSIYKKMIKQNKTFDQIYDLLAVRVLVDSIADCYATLGLVNNLWVPIPGRIKDYIAMPKPNMYQSLHTTVIAPDGQTLEVQIRTYEMHEIAEKGIAAHWAYKEGKKVNKKNNFYEKLNWFQQMAANDETETTAESFMESLKVDLLSDKIYVFTPNSDIIELPKGSCIVDFAYAIHSEVGNKMIGATVNDKIEPFDYKLSTGEICDIRTSKNSTGPKRSWLDIATSSQTKSKIKSFFKKAAREENLIKGEILLKDEIKANNFDIDEVLTQENIEIVLSRYKFASIEELYAAIGYGGLTANKVVTRLTEKLRKERMAQAKLEKLVNAEDDNKNIITETGVYVKGVDNILVRLSKCCQPIPGDEIVGFITKGRGVTVHRSNCPNLSEEDKDRFLDVEWVQSLNHRHYSVTLQIHAFDRDLLLQQVLLTLNESRVEIKKLNSESKLNKTCVINLGIYVKNVDECDFIIKKLRQLSDVYNVERIVK
- a CDS encoding N-acetylmuramoyl-L-alanine amidase, whose protein sequence is MKIRRTNNSILLLMLGLITLFCLFGGMYYFSKKINPQNMNEENNLAISKEIEVRTGPDDSYPSLKKIFAGDNVKMLSKMDAWYEVETNDKYVGWIPGWAILGSDIKSPEDKNKEKLATYTVVINPIIKKEEQPDYKNIYPKNYNLEIAKKLQKKLSNDGVKVILTRENNDVIPTKDEIKKISVDNKADVLLEFDVNNATNKNSEGLKIHYLTTESSRIARALEKNLKTRYISKISSAEKQSNFDQLSENLPQVKIISGNLADKVDVDILNDKIFNEQYITALKEGVESYLYYLINIDNYNAKRKEQLLNLPQKGLNIPMYYTKQDNYRNISYGLDGKKTIEENGDAIVSLAMIANYLIEDNSPSVDDIVNWAGNKYYIKNQGTYGSIVSAFADKYNLKVEKVDIGKIEDIEQALKDNKPILVRMKSGLFGDKATYKVIRGYEDEKFYINDPNDDDVKLNSYNGFTKNDVENNLLQAWAFSK